One genomic region from Quercus robur chromosome 4, dhQueRobu3.1, whole genome shotgun sequence encodes:
- the LOC126722981 gene encoding axial regulator YABBY 1 isoform X2 has protein sequence MSASSTHAFSPDHLSPSEQLCYVHCNFCDTVLAVSVPCTSLFKTVTVRCGHCTNLLSVNMRGLLFPSANQLHLGHAFFSSPQNLLEDIRSSPPNMMINQPNPNESMMPVRVGTDLEEIPKPPVVTRPPEKRQRVPSAYNRFIKDEIQRIKAGNPDISHREAFSAAAKNWAHFPHIHFGLLPDQPVKRTNESEDVLVKDGFLAPANVGVSPY, from the exons ATGTCCGCCTCATCCACTCATGCCTTTTCACCGGACCACCTCTCCCCCTCCGAACAGCTCTGTTACGTCCATTGCAACTTCTGTGACACTGTCCTTGCG GTGAGTGTTCCTTGCACTAGTCTGTTCAAGACCGTCACAGTTCGATGTGGTCACTGCACCAACCTCCTCTCTGTGAACATGCGTGGCCTTCTCTTTCCTTCAGCTAACCAGCTTCATCTTGGTCATGCTTTCTTCAGTTCTCCTCAAAATCTTCTG GAGGATATCCGAAGCTCACCACCAAACATGATGATCAATCAGCCAAACCCAAATGAGTCAATGATGCCAGTTAGAGTTGGAACTGATCTTGAGGAAATCCCTAAGCCTCCTGTTGTTACTAGAC CTCCGGAGAAGAGACAGAGAGTCCCATCTGCCTACAACCGCTTCATCAA GGACGAGATCCAACGAATTAAAGCCGGGAATCCTGATATAAGCCACAGAGAGGCCTTTAGTGCTGCAGCTAAAAAT tGGGCCCACTTCCCACACATCCACTTCGGACTTCTGCCTGATCAACCCGTGAAGAGAACTAAC GAAAGTGAGGATGTGCTCGTGAAAGATGGGTTTTTAGCGCCAGCCAATGTGGGTGTCTCTCCCTACTAA
- the LOC126722981 gene encoding axial regulator YABBY 1 isoform X1 produces the protein MSASSTHAFSPDHLSPSEQLCYVHCNFCDTVLAVSVPCTSLFKTVTVRCGHCTNLLSVNMRGLLFPSANQLHLGHAFFSSPQNLLEDIRSSPPNMMINQPNPNESMMPVRVGTDLEEIPKPPVVTRPPEKRQRVPSAYNRFIKDEIQRIKAGNPDISHREAFSAAAKNWAHFPHIHFGLLPDQPVKRTNVRQPESEDVLVKDGFLAPANVGVSPY, from the exons ATGTCCGCCTCATCCACTCATGCCTTTTCACCGGACCACCTCTCCCCCTCCGAACAGCTCTGTTACGTCCATTGCAACTTCTGTGACACTGTCCTTGCG GTGAGTGTTCCTTGCACTAGTCTGTTCAAGACCGTCACAGTTCGATGTGGTCACTGCACCAACCTCCTCTCTGTGAACATGCGTGGCCTTCTCTTTCCTTCAGCTAACCAGCTTCATCTTGGTCATGCTTTCTTCAGTTCTCCTCAAAATCTTCTG GAGGATATCCGAAGCTCACCACCAAACATGATGATCAATCAGCCAAACCCAAATGAGTCAATGATGCCAGTTAGAGTTGGAACTGATCTTGAGGAAATCCCTAAGCCTCCTGTTGTTACTAGAC CTCCGGAGAAGAGACAGAGAGTCCCATCTGCCTACAACCGCTTCATCAA GGACGAGATCCAACGAATTAAAGCCGGGAATCCTGATATAAGCCACAGAGAGGCCTTTAGTGCTGCAGCTAAAAAT tGGGCCCACTTCCCACACATCCACTTCGGACTTCTGCCTGATCAACCCGTGAAGAGAACTAACGTGCGTCAACCG GAAAGTGAGGATGTGCTCGTGAAAGATGGGTTTTTAGCGCCAGCCAATGTGGGTGTCTCTCCCTACTAA
- the LOC126722981 gene encoding axial regulator YABBY 1 isoform X3 — protein MSASSTHAFSPDHLSPSEQLCYVHCNFCDTVLAVSVPCTSLFKTVTVRCGHCTNLLSVNMRGLLFPSANQLHLGHAFFSSPQNLLEDIRSSPPNMMINQPNPNESMMPVRVGTDLEEIPKPPVVTRPPEKRQRVPSAYNRFIKDEIQRIKAGNPDISHREAFSAAAKNWAHFPHIHFGLLPDQPVKRTN, from the exons ATGTCCGCCTCATCCACTCATGCCTTTTCACCGGACCACCTCTCCCCCTCCGAACAGCTCTGTTACGTCCATTGCAACTTCTGTGACACTGTCCTTGCG GTGAGTGTTCCTTGCACTAGTCTGTTCAAGACCGTCACAGTTCGATGTGGTCACTGCACCAACCTCCTCTCTGTGAACATGCGTGGCCTTCTCTTTCCTTCAGCTAACCAGCTTCATCTTGGTCATGCTTTCTTCAGTTCTCCTCAAAATCTTCTG GAGGATATCCGAAGCTCACCACCAAACATGATGATCAATCAGCCAAACCCAAATGAGTCAATGATGCCAGTTAGAGTTGGAACTGATCTTGAGGAAATCCCTAAGCCTCCTGTTGTTACTAGAC CTCCGGAGAAGAGACAGAGAGTCCCATCTGCCTACAACCGCTTCATCAA GGACGAGATCCAACGAATTAAAGCCGGGAATCCTGATATAAGCCACAGAGAGGCCTTTAGTGCTGCAGCTAAAAAT tGGGCCCACTTCCCACACATCCACTTCGGACTTCTGCCTGATCAACCCGTGAAGAGAACTAAC TGA